The stretch of DNA GACTAAATACTTGCTATTCCCattagcctcagctgtactttgtgtttagtgctaatcagCAAATGTTGTTGAACATAGTAAACATTATATCAGCACATATATCAGCATATTAGCTTTAGCATTTAGTTCAAAACACCGCTatgcctcacagagctgctagcatggctgtagactcctTGTTTTCCATCATCACCATCCTTAATGCTGTATCTGTTGGACATCTGATGAGAATTTTTTCTCCCTCTACAGTATACAACACCACAGAAGATGGCTGGCTTATATACAATGACACACAGTATTTCATCAACCTTCGAAGTCTAGACATGGAAGCTGCTAGAGCCTTCTGCAAAAAGAACTTTGGTGAACTTGCGATCATCACAGGAGACAGTCAGAGGAAGTTCCTCTGGAAAAAGGCAAGAAATgctcaaaacttttttttctcaaaacgACAAATGTTTGAACATTGAACATGTATTTTTTCACAAAACTGATCTGATGTGTCAAAAGTACTGAAAGCCTTCTGTGTAAAAACTGATTTAACCTTAATGTCTCTCTTACCATTATGTTCCAACAGATACTGAAAGGCTCAGACTCACAGTACTACATTGGCATGACGGTGGATTTAGATAAATCATTCAGGTAGATCCAAATATTGTTTAGGCACATTACTACTGTAGGTATACTGGCTACTTTCCATTAGCCATCCATCAAAGTCTAGTCTGAATATGATgctaaacataaatatagataataaactgagtttttttcttattaGTGACGTCTAATGTTGTTTCCATTTCCAGCTGGGTGGATGGCACCCCCGTGTCGTATACTGCATGGGAGAAGAATGAGCCCAACTTTGCTAATAATGATGAAAACTGTGTGACTATATACAGGAGCATGGGTGAGTCTAACACTCCATAAATCTTAGCTTACCTGAACtaataatgaatttatttttaatatttattcattgttcTCTGTAAACTCTGCACATACAGGGTACTGGAATGATATTAACTGTGGTTATGAGCTACCATCTATTTGCCAAAGAAGCAGTACTTTTATCAATGCAACCATCGCCCCAACCACCGTTCCTAAGGGAGGATGTGCACCAGAGTGGCTTGCTTTTCAAGGAAAGGTAATGATATATAACTGAAGATAACAAAACAGATATCAATGCTGAAACTCAGCTTACTATTCTTTGATCAAGACAAAGATTTCCTTTTTCGGCGGCGCTTAACTAGCAGAAGTAgagttggacacgccctaaatgcacttgcgccatgcactttagaccGTGCGCTATAGATCGTTTAAATAGTGCCCTTGATTTTGGTGCTCAAATGTCAACGTTtttcactgtgacctcacgtccgtcccattctcgtgaacgcgatatctcaggaacgcctgaagggaatttcattacatttggcacaaacgtccacttggactcaaggatgaactgattgaatttggtggtcaaaggtcactgtgacctcacaaaacaggtttttgtccataactcaagaattcatatgatAATTACGACAATTTcaaacaaatgtctaacaggataaagtgatgacgttttggatgtaaactgcaacttgactggttggcggaggcatgaAACAGCGAGGCGGTAGTTCTAGTTTCACACTGTCCCTTTGCTTGTTATTCTAACGCACAGTGCAAATTCATCTTGTTTACACAGTGCTACAAAATAGCTGTGGGGGATGACAGTAAGAAGTGGCAGGATGCCAGGACGTACTGCCAAAACCAGGGAGGAAATCTGGTTTCTATCCTCAACGCCAGAGAGCAAGGTGAGCGTTTTCTTGGTGTTTGTCTGTGAAGGTTACACATCATCGTGGAGTGATGTAAATAAACCACAATTTTATGGAGTTTAACAATAATTGTGTCTTCATTTCTAGCATTCCTGACATCGCAGATGCTGAGATACAATGGCGACTTATGGATCGGCATGAATGATGTCAACTGGGAGATGCACTTTGCGTGGACAGATGGCAAAGGCATTTCATACACCAACTGGGCAAAAGGGCATCCAGGATCAGTGCCTGAAGGACGTTATTCATTTCTGGACGAGGTTATTTCAACTTCAACTCCTGTATTTAAAGCTTTATCTGTCCAACTTTCGATCTCAACAATGTGACGGTCATATTCTTATAGATTCTTGTGAAAAAGACACCTGAAATCTCAACAGCCTGTCACCCCTACCAAAGCACCTTGTATATCCTAACCTCAAAATTTAAAATGCCTAACTAATGTCATTTTTCTGCCTGATAGACGTTTGACTGTGTGATCATGGTGGGCGGCATCTCCAAACTAACAGGATTATGGAAGGTGGAAGACTGTCACTCAAAACAGGGCTTCATCTGTAAAAGAAACGTTGGTGAGTAAAATGTTAGCGCTCACTGTGGGGGACTACATCAATTtgaaattttgtgttttttgtcatgATGTTTCTTGTTTACAAAGATTCTCAGATTGTAGTCCCAGCCACGACTGTGTTACCAAAGGCTTTCTACAAACTTGGCAATGACTCGTACAAACTGGTGGCCCAGAAGATGAGATGGGACGAGGCGAGGAGGCAGTGCCAAGCAGACGACGCAGATCTGGCCAGTATCCGGAACCCTGTCACCCACGCGTACATCACCTTGCAGATTTCCAAGCACAATGAGCCTGTGTGGATCGGCCTTAACAGCAATGTGGTAATACCACTAACTAACAAACAGGATTTCAAATTGAgaccttttagctctgtttctACTTTCActaatgcaattttttttacacagaCTGGTGGGCGGTACAAGTGGGTCGATAACTGGCTGCTGTTTTATACCAAATGGGGCACAAATGAGCCTAAAGACAACTATGGCTGTGTGTATATGGATGTGGACAGAACATGGAAGACTGCACCATGTACCAATACCTACTATTCCCTTTGCAAGAGGTCACCAGGTCAGACAATCCCTCTGATAGTTCTTctgcactatatatatatatgtgtacttatttattctgcttttaattttttccttaagaaaaatgacaattgaaaaattgtaaattgaaaaacaaagtatgcaaaaacaagggaggagaaaaaatggtagtaataataataataataatcataataacaataaaaaaatagaaaaatataaataaatacgaattgtaaaataaaataataataaattaaaataagagaggagaaaaaatggtgataataataaaataataatagaataaaaataataacagtcatcataataacaataacaaaatataaaaatataaattaataagagttataaattaaataaataaaatacaattacaatatattcatattttaatttaatttaatgttaatacaagttattattattattattaataataataataatttgcaaataaatagaaattaataaaataatttcacaCACCAGGTTCACAACTCCTTTACTATACATGCATACTCTACATAACCAAACACTACGCACGGTTAGCAATGTAATCTCTTGTCTCCTTTTCAGACATAGCACCCACTGATCCCCCACAACTCCCAGGCAACTGTCCAGAACCAAAGAAACGAAAAACCTGGATTCCTTTCAGAGGCCACTGTTATTCCTTCCTCAGCTCAGTGTCTCACGCCTGGGCTCACGCCTCAGTTGAATGCCTGAAAATGGGTACGTTATGAAAAATTTTCACCAATGAATTACAACTTGTATGTGTGTAGAATCTTGACAGTGTGCTTTTGTTCATCAGGTGCGTCTCTGGCGAGTATCGAGGACCCTCAGGAGAGTCTGTTCATACAACAGAACCTGGAGCTTCTGCAGGACGGCGCCGCGTCCTTCTGGATCGGCCTCTACAAGAATCATGCAGGTGAGTCTTACAATTCCTTTTTTCCAAAATATAAAGAAGTTGAGACCCGTCCCACTTACATATTACACAGTACGCTACACTAGACaaataaaaatcacatttttattaatagtcaaagtcaggatttgTGAAAAATGAGGAAACACTGTGTTCATTAAAAGTTTTCcatatgaattttttttttttttaacaacatatGTGTGCAGATCTTTGATATttaacttgttatgagttcatagatgccaaatacttgattgtgctttGTGCTCCTCGTAGTTTttgagatacagccattttcttatcatactatatatagtatttgggcacatgggactattGTTTTTTACTAAAATATATCGAGTCTATTGCAACAACAGTAGTCCcatcatgtgcccaaagactatagtatgataagaaaaactcagcCGTGGTTAGACCGATTTTGTGCTTCGACAAGCCCAGAGAACGcttccaccaaaggaaattcaaaatgtaatttgcgggcacaaatgggttattATAATGCCTGTATTCATTAAATGTGTCTGATCTAGAGGTGCACTACTGCTGCCTCAGCATTATGGGACAATATAATTGCGAAGTGTGAAGCTGTCTTGTGCATAATCAGCGAAGGACAGAACTCTGTGTACCGAGCATATCAGAATATGTACCAGAGACGTAGTAAAACTCAACTGCGTATTATCTGATAGTCACCCACATCAAGTGGCCTTGAtgatatgtatataaataagtGCCTGTGACTGAGAGACGTTGCTCTTGCAGTCTGAAGCTCTGTTCAAGACTGTTGCAAGTGTGACGAATAAATCTCAGAAAGACACTCTTTGTTTGTGAGCCTTTATTACATAAGTTTCCACCACAGTAGCAACCAGGGAAACGTGTTACAATTCTTTTCTATTGTACAGTGGACTGAATTTTGTTGGAAAATCAAATTACAATACAAGATAAGCAAGATAAGTTTACTGACTAAAGTGACAAGCTTCCTTGTTCCAGATGAGTGGCTGTGGATCGACAACAATGTTGTGGACTACGCCAACTGGAAAACAGGGATGCCAATGTCCGAATTATGTGTGGCCGTCCACTCTGGCAGTGGACAGTGGAGTACAAGCCACTGCGGCAAATACAGGTCTTACATCTGCAAAACAGCCAAAGGTCAGTTTAATCTGCCgttatgtacagtacagtagtttTAATTTGACCCATCAGCGACTTACATCgagtatttattctttttttcagttATTACACCTACAGAAAAGCCACAACCTATTGGTAAGATATTTGAACTAAGATATATTGAATATAATGTTTCAAAATGTAGTAATGTCACTGTTAATACTTGTGTATGTTTTGCCTCCACAGCCCGGGTCGATAAAGAACCTTCTCACGGGTCCGCTGGCATCACTATTGCTGTAGTGCTAGTTGTGATCGCCGTAGTCGGACTTGGTGCCTTCCTCTTCCGGAAACGGATACCCAGCCCCGTCTCTGACTTGGGAGAAAACACCTTTGACAACAAATTGTACTTCAGCAATCCGATCCGAGCCCTCGTAGACACCAAAGGTCTGGTGGCCAACATAGAGCAGAATGAACAAGCATAGATGAGGTCAGTGGTAATCAGCACGATGACAATGATGTGATTATggtttcatactttattttggATCACTTTACCGGTAACTGAATCTCAACCAAATTACCATTTAAAGAGGACCGGATCAAAGATAATGATTCATTCATACAAGCACTGGCACTGAACTAAGTGAATTAGGGACAAGATAATATAAGTGAACAATCAATGACAAATTTTACATGATTATGTGATTTGTGAaatgtgtacagtttattttttacttttaccaATCAAGATAATCAATAACATTTGTAGACCGGTTAAAAATCAAGAAAGGTGAAGATGTTTTATTAATGCAATTATCAAGATTTTTCTCAACTGGGTTGCTTGTTTTTTATTCTCCATGGGCTGCTCATCAGCCTATTTCTGGCTTAAGACGTTGTAAATAGATGCtcaataaaagaaaatgaaataaacaaaactgaATTGTCCTCTTTTTATGCACTTTTATCTTCAGACCAAAAACAGGCCGACATTGCTCAACCATGATTTGCGGAGAACTGTGATGAGTTGCATCAAGACATATATAAAAGTAACTAAAACTGTTTTTATAAGAAAAGATAGAAACAGGTTTTGATGACGAGCACAACATGTTCAATGGACACGAGTTCTGGCACTATTAACTAAGccaagctaaatgctaacatcagcatgctaacatgctcacaatgactaagctagcatgctgatgttcagCAGGTATAATGGTGTCTAGAAGGTAAGCCCCAAGTtgcaaaactctcgcgagatggttatggttaggataTGTTGTCGGGCAGTTAGTCTTGCAAGAGTTCCTGCAATTTGGGgcttaccttctagacatgaccgggcataatgtttaccatgttcactctcttagtttagcatgctaacattagctaaatAACACtaaacaaagtacagctgaggctgatgggaatgtcatcagTGTATTTGGCCATAAACCATAATTAACCtaatggtggcgctagatgaaaagtagGGCGATCACCAAAGCCATTAGGATTCATCCACTGGGCACCGTGAATATGTGTACCAAAATTCACGTTAATCCGTCCAATAGTTGTAGAGCCATTtctctaaaaaacaaaaaattcaaCCTCTTGGCAGCGCTGGATGAACAGTCAGGGGATCaacaaagtcagtaggattcatcctctgagaaACATGAATGgctgtaccaaatgtcatggcaatccgtccaatagttgttgagatatttggaATAAAGTGAtggaccgaccgaccgaccaacCAAGTGACAGACCAACATTAGCATGAGTGATGGCTCTAGCATGGCTATTGATCTCAAATAAAcgcaatattaaaaaaaaagaaaaactcctAAATATTTATCAGCCCTATTCTTATTTGATTTATCAAAGATATAATTTTGTTAAACCAGGATCACTTTTATTTAAGTGATTACAGGAGTAAGAGTGAGAAGGGGATGCTGCCTTCCTGCCTTCTTCTGCCAACAATTATGTGGAAACTTTTGGGAAATTGTTGATGTTTTGAGAACCTTAACCACCCATGTGTCAGGATATCCATTAGTGTCATTGTCACTTTATTTCACACATAAGACCCCTTCTCAAATGACTAGGTACTATCCTACAGCGTCGTTCACTTTTGATTGCAAACTGTATAAGAATAATGTTTCCTTGTTTGTATTTTGCTGTGGTTCTGTATCTCCTTACTGCTGATACAGACCAGCTTTGGTTGAAATACCaattttaaattgttatttagAGACCTCCTGTTGATGAAAGTGAGGCGTATGACCAGATTATGAAATATAAGCCAAATGTAAAAgctaatttaaaatgtaaacaaagcttTTTATTTGTGAAAAATATAGATTTGTAAAGATTATTTTGATTATAATTAGATCTGAGCCCAATTTAGTAAAACTATCAAGTCATGTCCATTCTGTAAATCTgcttttttaaagtgttttttgtttaaataataaatgattcatgctcattttcaaattttctaAGTATAACTCCGTCAGGCATCAGCCATTCAATCCCCCCTACCAGCGGCTGGCCACCCCCATCACTTAATGTTGAAAATGAGGCAGCATTCTCCATGGAAACCGCAGCCCTCTGAGGCTGTCGCAGCTAATCCTCAGAGGCTTACTCAACTCTTACTGCTCGTAAGAGGGTTTTAACAGCAGCACCAATGCCCAAGAATTCTCCCCAAACCAGCTCTGGATCTTCTGTTTATCCCAGCGGAGGAGCAAAACAAACCGAGTTAcgtacagcagcagagaggagcagaggggtTCATCATCCGGTAAGCTTTTTCATCTCTCCTATCTCAGGTATTACTGCAGCTTTAGTCCTCTTATTGCTCGGTCGGTTTTGACCTGCAGGGTGTGCGGCGTGGGAGGATGTTGGAATGTGTTTTGCTCTGCATGTTTTGCTCTGCATGTTTTGATCTTTGATGAGATCATACAGAATGTGATGTTAATGTTATGTACTAGATGTGGATCTCTTTGTCGTTATTCTGTTAATAAAAGCTTTTCCCTACTCCCTAATTTTACtaatttttttctcctcctccatgcCCCCTACTCCCTGCCCCTGTGCTCTCTCACTTGCCTGCACTAATCCTTTTGTTGTGGACTGAGGGGCCCAGGCTTTGGCTGACCGATCGGCACTGTGCTTCATCTGAAGGGagccctcctgtcctccaccAGATCAGACGGGCCTATTACTAACGCCTCTTCTTTTCTGGAAGCTTTCAGGTCTCTCTTATCGTTCTCTCTCAAGTTGTTTCCATCCTCTTCTTGTTGTCTCAAGCTCTAAGCCAGTCCTGGGAGCTTGAGGGAGTCTTGGTAGGAACATGCACTTCAGGAGCACTTTGCTGCTGCTTCTCTGTCTGCTGGAGCTGGAGGTGAGAGGGCAGGAGCGGGGGTACCTGCAGGAGGCTCTCGGGGCCTTGGATCTGCCTCTGGGTACCAACGACGAGCCACAGCTCCAAAAGAACCACACCGGCGTCCTGATCTCTAAGCTCCTCGGGGCAGTGCACTGTGCAGAGCGGACCGGCACCTCTCAGGATGTCTGTGGCAAGGTAAGGTAACTTTTACATCCATATGCTGAACACTTCTCCTTTCTACAAAACGTGCTTGTTATGGCTGGAATGTGAGTGAATGTGAAGGCTTAAGTCCTCGACCTGTATGGGGCATTCATGCTGAGTGGCTTTAGACATCCCTCAGTTTGACATAATAAACTCCAAAGAGTGGAGTTGGAGGTACTTCACATGTTTGTGCAGGCGGGTTGACAATAGGATTATGTGCATGTCAAGCCTTGAAAGTGAGATTTAAAAATTAAACTTTCCATCACTGCTTGCTGAATAGTCTCACCCACTCTCCTAACCttctatatttatttgtgtGGGTCTAATTGGGcacaaacagcagcacaaaGCTACCATTTTTCTGGGAAGCAGTGTAAGCAGGGAGAAAATACTGTAGGCCTTTTATTACTCCTCTTCTCAGGTCACTTGCTTTTCAGTAACATGACCTGGTATTTTGCGACTTTCCCTGAgactcatggctctgttttcaggctttagaaaaatctatatgaatcaatattctgttactgtaatgcctatttctttcctcaaatggtttcagaaacatcttgtagtatactgtttagctgtaaaacgagaaagtttgctccagctggtgggcggcgcttggtatttcctcaactgatctcaacatggctgccgggtcacaatctttctcattttacagctaaacagtgaactacaagatgtttctgaaaacatttgaggtgagaaataggcattacagtaacagaatattgattcatatttgatcagcgctacctagtttgaccgtctgatcggagttcgcgagtgattgacagctgctcagagatggcaggctccagctcggctctgattggttgttttcctccggtctgtgaaatcttgcagatgccattaggagcaccggaggacacagaggcgcatgatttttttttttcagattacctgtctcatgcattactggcaggatatagtgactgtagctttaaaataaACCTTAAAATGTCTCTTGTTGTCTTTCTTCCTGCTCTTGTTACAGTGCCTGACACCAGATGTAGCTCTCTCTGTGCTAGAGCATGATGGGAAGGCTTACCTCACTGAGGAGGACTACCAGCGGATCTCCACCGTTCTGCTGTACTACATAATCAACCTGCAAGACCTGTGTGTGTCAAATGCCGcctccctttcttcctcctcctcatcctcatccccCTCCTCATTTGGGAACTATCAGTTCTACCTTTTGGCACTCACTAATATACACCCGGCTGAGGACAACCGCTTCCTGTCGTCCAGAGAAACAGAAAGTATCCTGCAGCTCATCAACCAGCACTACGAGCCCTCCGATCAGGACGCCTCATCTGATTTGCGAGTAAGGATTTTTTATATGAGATACAGTATCTATTCTGTCTCGACAGGTACACCTCCGGATGTGATCACTTCACCTTTGATTCCACAGTGTATCGATGCCGCTCGCCTCCTTGAGGATGTTAACGTACAAGAAGATCCAGGGGCTGGTGTCTCGTCTGTGCCCAAACTGGCTGCGGCCATCATCAGCCACATCCTGCAGGGCCGCTGCTTCAGACAGAGGAACCTCCCGTCTCCTGCTTTCTTCACCGACTACATCTTCCAATCCCTAAATCGCACAAGTGACCTGCAGATAATAGGTAAGTTCAAGAGTACAGTTGGCTTGTTGTGCACATTTAATTTGGCAGAAATTggaatgtaatattaataagtatgttttctttagtgtagaatgagccgtttatatctacatacggagtgggtcctcttcacggagctctagagagagccattcAAGTTTTTGCAttggccaccatagttctcctacacgcttggcacacaggagaagtttcagttggttgcaatctgcaacgtCACCACtaaatgccgccaaatcctacacactgcacctttaagtccaatattcacaatcttttagctctgtttttggtctccaccaagatgcttatgggaaatgtatcggagtaaaagtacacattttatttagggaatgtagtggagtaaaagtgaaagttgtcagaaatataaaaaactcAGGTAAAGTACAGATACTCCCAAAAAATACTTTAGTACTAACAAAGTATTATTACCTCATTACATTAGGGCTCAACCCCAAATCTCAATCTATTCTTTAATCTCATCTGCGTGAAGTTGCATTTTGTCCCAAACAGACATATTGATTTGACTGAATCTCACCTGCTGCACAGTTATCATGATGCAGTGATTTCTCTGCTCAGATTTAGAGGAGTTGCTTCATCAGCTGGGAGTAGGACGGGAAGCAGCGACGCACTCTCACAACAGGAAGAGGCGGAGTTCACAGAAAGGGGCCGGGCCTCCGCCGGATGGTTGCAACCATGAAACTGGTGGACTGAGCAGAGACTGGGCACAGGTGAGGCTGAGGAACTATCTGTTCAGAGAATCACAGGAAGCATGATAGCGTTGCTGTAATCTCACTGTGAGCCTCCTACTCATCCACACATTTGTCTCTTCCCTTTGAATCTAATCAGGTGTGTTTTTCAGCCAATCAGCTGGTGGATATTTTTGCTCTGAATCCTCATTTGACAATTTCCAAGGAGCACTTCAGACAAATGTGCCCAGCCATCATTCAGCAGTTGCTAGGCAATGCCTGCGAGTCTGCAGAGCAAAAACGAAGAGGATCTCTGCCCACTGCTCTCGAGAGTAAGATATTTTACCTCATCGGCCTACAGTCTCTAATAAATACATGAGACAGTTAGTTTGCAACTAAATCAAGCAGATATCGCTTTATAACTCCTTTGTTTACTTAATTGAGGAGGACATtttcctttaaaggggacatatcatgaaaaatttcaagtggaaatgagcatgatatgtcccctttaaatatttttgttttatgtcaTCGATTGAACTCATCAATAAGGTTTACCATAATTCTGGGAAAAAGAGCCACAAGCAAGAAACTGGTTATGAATTACTTGTATAAATTAGTGGCCTAAATATACTTTTTGTTTATAattataaaagacaaaaaagacatACAATAATAAAACTTAATGGATGAGCACAGGTTCATCCCCAATAAAAGCtacaaatatttacaaaaagataaaaatgtagCCCTCAAAAAATTGATCTGAgtggtgttttattttcttttcttttgtgttaTTATCAGACAGAATTTATAATCTTAATATTTGGACAAATGTGTCTGTCCTCCCTGCAGAGTACGGCTACAGCACGGCCGCCGTCCTGCTCATCACGGTGGGCTCCATGCTCGGTATCTGCCTCATCTTCTTCAACTCCTGCCAGGAAACCTACGCGCTCATCCTGCAGCTGTTTGTGGGTCTGGCAGTGGGAACCCTCTCAGGAGACGCTCTCCTGCACCTCATACCACAGGTATAGGACACAAAGAGCCACTGCGGCACCCTCTGTAACTGTGAGTCAAGCGCCATACCTGTATAAAGAAACTCTCTGTTGTTGACGGTGGAGTAAATGTCTAAttgttttcctctctgtctcctttgGAGATCCTTGGCCTCCATGATAACGCACACAGTCACGATGGCGAACACTTTACAGAAGGGAAGGAGTATCTGTGGAGGATTTTGGGCATAATCGCAGGGATCTACGGCTTTTTCCTCATTGAAAGAATCGTCTCCTTTTTTGTTCCCCATGGCCATGTAAGCGTTTTGTTATCAGTTTAATGATACACTAGCAAAATACTCAACCCGTAGTGTATCCAGGCTGATTTTCTTTATCTAGCCAGAGTTTTCCATGAACAAGCAAGTTTGTGCCCCGTCTGAACTTTTGCAGAGCTGACTGTTGAGCAACAGTGGTCTGGTCTCATGACTTTCTTTTGTCTGCAGGGTCATAGTGACTTTCCCTTAGAGCTCAACTGCAACGGCCAGTCACAGAGGGGCAAGTCCATCTCCACCATACAGCTGGTGAGTCCCATCACTACCAAGAACTATTGTTCTTGGCAGGAAACCCTGATTCCCGTCATCATCGCTGTTATGTACTTGTTAGAGGGGATGCCCGGAGGACCATGACAAGGCAGTTCCTGGAAGTTAGACAGCAAGATATCAAGTGCATAGAAGACAGAGGAAACACACAATTATGAAGATATTATAAGGTGCAGTGCTTCAGCCCGCTCACACTAATTGcca from Sebastes fasciatus isolate fSebFas1 chromosome 21, fSebFas1.pri, whole genome shotgun sequence encodes:
- the LOC141759908 gene encoding zinc transporter ZIP12-like isoform X1, with amino-acid sequence MHFRSTLLLLLCLLELEVRGQERGYLQEALGALDLPLGTNDEPQLQKNHTGVLISKLLGAVHCAERTGTSQDVCGKCLTPDVALSVLEHDGKAYLTEEDYQRISTVLLYYIINLQDLCVSNAASLSSSSSSSSPSSFGNYQFYLLALTNIHPAEDNRFLSSRETESILQLINQHYEPSDQDASSDLRCIDAARLLEDVNVQEDPGAGVSSVPKLAAAIISHILQGRCFRQRNLPSPAFFTDYIFQSLNRTSDLQIIDLEELLHQLGVGREAATHSHNRKRRSSQKGAGPPPDGCNHETGGLSRDWAQVCFSANQLVDIFALNPHLTISKEHFRQMCPAIIQQLLGNACESAEQKRRGSLPTALEKYGYSTAAVLLITVGSMLGICLIFFNSCQETYALILQLFVGLAVGTLSGDALLHLIPQILGLHDNAHSHDGEHFTEGKEYLWRILGIIAGIYGFFLIERIVSFFVPHGHGHSDFPLELNCNGQSQRGKSISTIQLGPVDDLECTEVSPEHVDTRSSSHQRQGVPLLAVMVIVGDSLHNFADGLVVGAAFSSSPETGMATTVAILCHEIPHEMGDFAVLLSSGLSVKTAVLMNFLSALTAFMGLYIGLFVSSEMEVQQWIFAVTAGIFLYLSLVEMLPEMSRVKTDRPCLMFLLQNLGLLMGWACLLLLALFEHELKF
- the LOC141759908 gene encoding zinc transporter ZIP12-like isoform X2 gives rise to the protein MHFRSTLLLLLCLLELEVRGQERGYLQEALGALDLPLGTNDEPQLQKNHTGVLISKLLGAVHCAERTGTSQDVCGKCLTPDVALSVLEHDGKAYLTEEDYQRISTVLLYYIINLQDLCVSNAASLSSSSSSSSPSSFGNYQFYLLALTNIHPAEDNRFLSSRETESILQLINQHYEPSDQDASSDLRCIDAARLLEDVNVQEDPGAGVSSVPKLAAAIISHILQGRCFRQRNLPSPAFFTDYIFQSLNRTSDLQIIEYGYSTAAVLLITVGSMLGICLIFFNSCQETYALILQLFVGLAVGTLSGDALLHLIPQILGLHDNAHSHDGEHFTEGKEYLWRILGIIAGIYGFFLIERIVSFFVPHGHGHSDFPLELNCNGQSQRGKSISTIQLGPVDDLECTEVSPEHVDTRSSSHQRQGVPLLAVMVIVGDSLHNFADGLVVGAAFSSSPETGMATTVAILCHEIPHEMGDFAVLLSSGLSVKTAVLMNFLSALTAFMGLYIGLFVSSEMEVQQWIFAVTAGIFLYLSLVEMLPEMSRVKTDRPCLMFLLQNLGLLMGWACLLLLALFEHELKF